Proteins from a genomic interval of Bdellovibrio sp. GT3:
- a CDS encoding DUF6607 family protein: MRHLLVLPFLTLASFAAQGSDISSDKANIKSFQGCFEVSFNFVETFPLIEGYKTTAPYHSKALEYVVVDQEADKEVGLQHILLVGKDGKMTLKHWRQEWHYEPTSALEFKGNNTWQQRTLTVEESEGRWLQSVTQVDDAPRYECAAKWVSTGESKFWECTSWNPLPRREYTKRSDYQVIERRNRQMITKDGWIHEQDSQKLRLNGETATAFTKERGENIYKRVDDSKCQAAATWWNDHKDGWKVIRASWAKVRAENPKLKLNFKDPEGDLWQKLFALEDTAKTNGWPENKLAKESEAMIRTYVIQ, translated from the coding sequence TTGAGACATCTACTTGTTCTTCCATTTTTGACTCTTGCGAGTTTCGCCGCCCAAGGTAGCGATATCTCCAGTGATAAAGCCAATATCAAATCTTTCCAAGGTTGCTTTGAAGTGAGTTTCAACTTCGTTGAAACATTCCCTTTGATTGAGGGTTATAAAACCACTGCACCTTACCATTCCAAAGCTTTGGAATATGTGGTTGTCGATCAAGAGGCTGACAAAGAAGTGGGTTTGCAACACATCCTACTGGTGGGTAAAGACGGAAAAATGACACTAAAACACTGGCGTCAAGAATGGCACTACGAGCCGACTTCCGCATTGGAGTTCAAAGGTAACAACACTTGGCAACAAAGAACACTGACGGTGGAAGAATCCGAAGGTCGCTGGTTGCAAAGCGTGACTCAGGTCGACGATGCGCCAAGATATGAATGCGCTGCCAAGTGGGTAAGCACTGGTGAAAGCAAGTTCTGGGAATGCACGTCCTGGAATCCACTTCCTCGCCGTGAATACACAAAACGCAGTGACTATCAGGTGATCGAGCGTCGTAATCGTCAAATGATCACAAAAGACGGCTGGATCCACGAACAAGACAGCCAAAAGCTTCGCCTAAACGGCGAAACTGCGACGGCCTTCACTAAAGAGCGCGGCGAGAACATCTACAAACGCGTTGATGATTCCAAATGTCAGGCGGCTGCCACTTGGTGGAATGACCACAAAGACGGCTGGAAAGTGATTCGCGCCAGCTGGGCGAAAGTTCGCGCTGAAAATCCAAAATTGAAATTGAACTTTAAAGATCCAGAGGGCGACCTTTGGCAAAAGCTTTTCGCACTGGAAGACACTGCGAAAACAAATGGCTGGCCGGAAAACAAACTGGCTAAAGAATCTGAAGCGATGATTCGCACCTACGTAATTCAATAA